From Microbacterium sp. LWH11-1.2, one genomic window encodes:
- a CDS encoding alpha-ketoacid dehydrogenase subunit beta, with amino-acid sequence MPLSKAMNAGLRKAMENDPKVILMGEDIGKLGGVFRVTEHLQRDFGEKRVLDTPLAESGIVGTAIGLAMTGFRPVIEIQFDGFVFPAFDQITTQLAKLTNRHEGKLSLPIVIRIPYGGHIGAVEHHQESPEAYFTHTPGLRVVSPSTPNDAYWMIQEAIASNDPVIFMEPKSRYWPKGEVELDASAAPLHASRVVRTGSDVTLVGHGAMVTTLLQAAALAEAEGTSCEVVDVRSLSPVDYEPILDSVRKTGHMVYAQEAQGFTSLGSEIAATVMERAFYALEAPVLRVSGYDTPFPPAKLEGVYLPDADRILEAVDRSLAY; translated from the coding sequence ATGCCCCTGAGCAAGGCCATGAACGCCGGTCTGCGCAAGGCCATGGAGAACGACCCGAAGGTCATCCTGATGGGGGAGGACATCGGCAAGCTCGGCGGCGTCTTCCGCGTCACCGAGCACCTGCAGCGCGACTTCGGTGAGAAGCGGGTGCTCGACACCCCGCTGGCCGAGTCGGGGATCGTCGGCACGGCGATCGGACTCGCGATGACCGGTTTCCGTCCGGTCATCGAGATCCAGTTCGACGGGTTCGTGTTCCCCGCGTTCGACCAGATCACCACGCAGCTGGCGAAGCTGACCAACCGGCACGAGGGGAAGCTATCGCTGCCGATCGTGATCCGCATCCCCTACGGCGGGCACATCGGCGCGGTCGAGCACCACCAGGAGAGCCCGGAGGCGTACTTCACGCACACCCCGGGGCTGCGGGTGGTCTCGCCGTCGACGCCGAACGACGCCTACTGGATGATCCAGGAGGCGATCGCCTCGAACGATCCCGTGATCTTCATGGAGCCGAAGAGCCGCTACTGGCCCAAGGGCGAGGTCGAGCTCGACGCCTCTGCCGCCCCGCTGCACGCTTCGCGGGTCGTCCGCACCGGCAGCGACGTCACGCTCGTCGGCCACGGCGCCATGGTCACGACGCTGCTCCAGGCCGCGGCGCTCGCCGAAGCCGAGGGCACGAGCTGCGAGGTCGTCGACGTGCGATCGCTGTCGCCGGTCGACTACGAGCCGATCCTCGACTCGGTGCGCAAGACCGGTCACATGGTCTACGCGCAGGAGGCGCAGGGCTTCACGAGCCTCGGCAGCGAGATCGCCGCGACCGTGATGGAGCGCGCGTTCTACGCGCTGGAGGCTCCGGTGCTGCGCGTCTCCGGCTACGACACCCCGTTCCCGCCCGCGAAGCTCGAGGGCGTGTATCTTCCGGATGCCGACCGCATCCTCGAAGCCGTCGACCGCTCCCTGGCCTACTGA
- a CDS encoding dihydrolipoamide acetyltransferase family protein, whose translation MSTQNFNLPDVGEGLTEAEIVSWKVAPGDTVAINDVICEIETAKSLVELPSPHAGVVGELLAAEGTTVEVGSPIITFTTADAAAAPAVAVAPAPEEGGGSVLVGYGTGGGATSRRKRPAERAVRSSVGVIAKPPIRKLARDLGVDLTAVTPTGADGEVTRDDVVKHASQASVFRNIETPEWGEVREETVPAPQSAPAGLARGLAPAAAPAGTSDDGRTESIPVKGVRKATSSAMVQSAYSAPHVTVWKEIDASRTMELVKRLKASPDYADIRVSPLLIMARAVIWAARRTPMVNAAWIETDAGAEISVRHYVNLGIAAATPRGLLVPNIKDAQDLGMKDLARALNRLTVTAREGKTSPADQQGGTITITNIGVFGMDAGTPIINPGEAGIVAMGTISQKPWVVDGEVRPRWVTTVAGSFDHRVIDGDGMSRFIADVASVLEEPALLVD comes from the coding sequence ATGAGCACGCAGAACTTCAACCTCCCCGACGTCGGCGAGGGCCTGACCGAGGCCGAGATCGTGTCGTGGAAGGTCGCCCCGGGCGACACCGTCGCGATCAACGACGTGATCTGCGAGATCGAGACCGCGAAGTCGCTCGTCGAGCTGCCGTCGCCGCACGCCGGTGTCGTGGGCGAACTGCTCGCGGCCGAGGGGACGACGGTCGAGGTCGGCTCGCCGATCATCACCTTCACCACGGCGGATGCCGCTGCAGCGCCCGCGGTCGCGGTCGCCCCGGCACCCGAGGAGGGCGGCGGTTCCGTGCTCGTCGGCTACGGCACCGGGGGAGGAGCGACCTCGCGCCGCAAGCGCCCGGCCGAGCGCGCCGTGCGGTCATCCGTCGGCGTCATCGCGAAGCCCCCGATTCGCAAGCTCGCCCGCGACCTCGGCGTCGACCTCACCGCGGTCACGCCGACCGGCGCCGACGGCGAGGTCACGCGTGACGACGTCGTGAAGCACGCCTCCCAGGCGAGCGTGTTCCGCAACATCGAGACGCCCGAGTGGGGCGAGGTGCGCGAGGAGACGGTTCCCGCTCCGCAGAGCGCCCCGGCCGGACTGGCCCGCGGGCTCGCGCCCGCTGCGGCTCCCGCTGGCACGAGCGACGACGGGCGCACCGAGTCCATCCCGGTCAAGGGCGTGCGCAAGGCGACGTCGTCGGCCATGGTGCAGAGTGCCTACTCCGCGCCGCACGTGACGGTCTGGAAGGAGATCGACGCGAGCCGCACGATGGAGCTCGTCAAGCGTCTCAAGGCCTCGCCCGACTACGCCGACATCCGCGTCTCGCCGCTGCTGATCATGGCGCGCGCCGTCATCTGGGCGGCCCGCCGCACGCCGATGGTCAACGCGGCGTGGATCGAGACGGATGCCGGGGCCGAGATCTCCGTGCGTCACTACGTGAACCTGGGCATCGCGGCCGCGACCCCGCGCGGCCTGCTCGTGCCGAACATCAAGGATGCGCAGGACCTCGGCATGAAGGACCTCGCCCGGGCGCTCAATCGCCTCACGGTCACGGCCCGCGAGGGCAAGACCTCGCCGGCCGACCAGCAGGGTGGCACGATCACGATCACCAACATCGGCGTGTTCGGGATGGATGCCGGCACCCCGATCATCAACCCCGGCGAGGCCGGGATCGTGGCCATGGGCACGATCAGCCAGAAGCCGTGGGTCGTCGACGGAGAGGTGCGTCCCCGCTGGGTGACCACGGTCGCCGGCTCCTTCGACCACCGCGTGATCGACGGCGACGGCATGAGCCGGTTCATCGCCGACGTGGCATCCGTGCTCGAGGAGCCGGCGCTGCTCGTCGACTGA
- a CDS encoding ABC transporter substrate-binding protein, producing MTGPLNIACSQQEDFCQSITAAFSEATGIDATYVRLGSGEVLARLETTPGEFDIWSGGQAENHLIADDRGFIEAYVSPNAEKLPAQYNDADGIWSGFYTDSVGFCSNKAELKKLGVDAPTSWDDLLDPALKGVVSMPHPATAGVGYMAMYTVETLNDGDTDETVDYFQELNENILQYSKSAATGTELTGRGEAAVAISLDSDCVKAKEAGYSDLVVTYPKEGTGYEVGAVSVLKDARNAAAAQAYMDWILTVDAQDLYADVPSFAAPTLPDAERGETVPDQEKVDKVDWDLQDAADSRDALVGLFESDIASSATAQ from the coding sequence GTGACCGGGCCCCTCAACATCGCCTGCTCGCAGCAGGAGGATTTCTGCCAGAGCATCACCGCCGCCTTCTCTGAGGCCACTGGAATCGACGCGACCTACGTGCGCCTCGGCTCCGGCGAGGTCCTCGCTCGGCTGGAGACGACGCCGGGCGAATTCGATATTTGGTCCGGTGGACAAGCCGAGAACCACCTCATCGCCGACGACCGCGGTTTCATCGAGGCCTACGTCTCACCGAACGCAGAGAAGCTCCCCGCGCAGTACAACGATGCGGACGGGATCTGGTCCGGGTTCTACACGGACTCCGTCGGCTTCTGCTCGAACAAGGCGGAGTTGAAGAAGCTCGGCGTCGACGCTCCCACATCCTGGGACGACCTTCTGGATCCGGCGCTGAAGGGCGTCGTCTCGATGCCCCACCCGGCGACGGCGGGCGTCGGCTACATGGCGATGTACACCGTCGAGACGTTGAACGATGGCGACACCGATGAGACGGTCGACTACTTCCAGGAACTCAACGAGAACATCCTGCAGTACTCGAAGTCCGCGGCCACCGGCACCGAGCTCACTGGCCGCGGGGAGGCGGCAGTCGCGATCTCGCTCGACTCCGACTGTGTGAAGGCCAAGGAGGCCGGATACTCCGACCTGGTCGTCACCTACCCGAAGGAAGGCACCGGATACGAGGTCGGTGCCGTGTCCGTCCTGAAGGATGCACGGAACGCCGCGGCGGCGCAGGCCTACATGGACTGGATTCTGACGGTGGACGCGCAGGACCTCTATGCCGACGTGCCCTCCTTCGCGGCACCGACGCTGCCGGACGCCGAACGAGGCGAGACGGTTCCGGATCAGGAGAAGGTCGACAAGGTCGACTGGGATCTGCAGGATGCCGCCGACAGCCGCGACGCTCTCGTCGGACTCTTCGAGAGCGACATCGCGTCGTCCGCAACCGCGCAGTAA
- a CDS encoding iron ABC transporter permease, whose protein sequence is MNSLPLPQQETATATLVRTRRSRRIHVTAHRSAGVWLVLAIVLACLTLLLGLPVGKLLLAGASADGLAAITAVVVGSDARALQNSLLLGLCVGIIGTAVGFITAYAQVFLEFPGKRLLHWLTLLPLISPPFAAATAIITLFGRRGLISYQLFGIELDIYGLPGLIIVIAMTFTPLAYMNIRGMMENLDPSMFEAAASLGLSELRTLFRVTIPMVVPALLTSFLILFVEALADLANPLVIGGDFRVLASQIYFAIAGSGDIAKAAGLAVVLLVPSLLVFVIQKYWAGKKSVITVSGKPAGAFRPIRSRSVRMPVLILASLWMALVVIVFGTILVGGFVSILGVNNTFTLDHYEFVWRLGADAMQTTLLMTLVAAPIAAALAVLIAWLVVRHFQRFGRVLDFVGMLGSAIPGTVLGLGFALAYSQPTYFLGATVLPALAGGLAVGGGSAAIIMVFIARGIPTGQQASISGLKQINPQVDEAAISLGAGQLATFVRVSLPLITPAIVTAVTYAITKSMTTITAIIFITTPQTKVMTSQILDEVDAGRFGNAFAYCTVLIAMVLVILTLTTLLLRRLNRSKRTKQ, encoded by the coding sequence ATGAACTCACTTCCTCTTCCGCAGCAGGAGACGGCGACCGCCACTCTCGTGCGCACCAGGCGCAGCAGGCGAATCCACGTAACGGCGCACCGCAGCGCAGGCGTGTGGCTCGTGCTCGCGATCGTGCTCGCCTGCCTGACTCTTCTGCTCGGTCTTCCTGTCGGCAAGCTCCTCCTCGCGGGTGCGTCCGCGGACGGACTCGCGGCAATCACTGCGGTCGTCGTCGGGAGTGACGCGCGTGCGCTGCAGAACTCGCTCCTGCTCGGCCTGTGCGTCGGCATCATCGGCACGGCCGTCGGCTTCATCACGGCATACGCGCAGGTGTTCCTGGAGTTTCCCGGCAAACGTCTCCTGCACTGGCTCACTCTGCTTCCACTGATCTCGCCGCCGTTCGCGGCGGCGACCGCGATCATCACGCTGTTCGGTAGACGTGGGCTCATCTCCTACCAGCTGTTCGGAATCGAGCTCGACATCTACGGGCTCCCGGGACTGATCATCGTGATCGCGATGACGTTCACCCCGCTCGCGTACATGAACATCCGCGGCATGATGGAGAACCTCGATCCGTCGATGTTCGAGGCCGCCGCCTCACTCGGCCTCTCCGAGCTCCGTACGCTCTTCCGTGTCACGATCCCCATGGTCGTGCCCGCTCTGCTGACCTCGTTTCTGATCCTCTTCGTCGAAGCTCTCGCCGACTTGGCCAACCCCCTGGTCATCGGCGGAGACTTCCGAGTGCTCGCCAGCCAGATCTACTTCGCGATCGCCGGAAGCGGTGACATCGCCAAGGCGGCCGGGCTTGCAGTGGTGCTCCTCGTTCCCTCGCTCCTCGTCTTCGTGATCCAGAAGTACTGGGCGGGGAAGAAGTCCGTGATCACGGTCTCGGGCAAGCCGGCGGGAGCGTTCCGGCCGATCCGCAGCCGGTCCGTGCGGATGCCGGTGCTGATCCTCGCGAGTCTCTGGATGGCGCTCGTGGTCATCGTCTTCGGCACCATCCTCGTCGGCGGATTCGTGTCCATCCTCGGCGTCAACAACACCTTCACCCTGGACCACTACGAATTCGTGTGGCGCCTCGGAGCCGATGCCATGCAGACCACGTTGCTCATGACGCTCGTGGCCGCGCCCATCGCCGCCGCGCTCGCGGTCCTCATCGCCTGGCTTGTCGTCCGACACTTTCAACGCTTCGGTCGCGTGCTCGATTTCGTCGGAATGCTCGGCTCCGCGATCCCCGGGACCGTTCTCGGGCTCGGGTTCGCACTCGCCTACTCGCAGCCCACCTACTTCCTCGGCGCGACCGTCCTCCCGGCACTCGCCGGTGGTCTCGCCGTGGGCGGAGGTTCTGCCGCGATCATCATGGTGTTCATCGCTCGAGGGATCCCCACCGGACAACAGGCCTCCATCTCGGGACTGAAACAGATCAATCCGCAAGTGGATGAGGCCGCGATCTCTCTCGGGGCGGGCCAGCTCGCCACTTTCGTGCGGGTCTCGCTGCCGCTGATCACTCCGGCGATCGTCACGGCCGTGACCTATGCGATCACCAAGTCGATGACGACGATCACGGCCATCATCTTCATCACCACGCCGCAGACGAAGGTGATGACCTCCCAGATCCTCGATGAGGTCGACGCCGGGCGATTCGGCAACGCGTTCGCGTACTGCACCGTCCTCATCGCGATGGTCCTGGTCATCCTGACGCTGACGACGCTCCTCCTTCGCAGGCTCAACCGATCAAAGAGAACGAAGCAATGA
- a CDS encoding ABC transporter ATP-binding protein, whose amino-acid sequence MTRTKQTTTNDGSSEKEARALGALELRDVDKTYSTRRAAGKAVDGFSLSVEPGQFVTLLGPSGCGKTTTLRMIAGFETPTGGDILIDGRSVVSVAPNKRPMSMVFQSYALFPHLNVQDNVGFGLTARHASKIERKRRVDAVMELMGIAQYAVRYPHELSGGQQQRVALARAVVMEPSILLFDEPLSNLDAKLRVRMREEIRGLQQRLGITSVFVTHDQSEAMTMSDIVVVMKDGRIRQVGTPQDIYHRPADTFVASFLGTANFLDAVIDNVEEVDGASFATMSIGSQTVIVPCADDVVAGESTKVLIRSENLHIISPEASAGGHAFPGTIRSTSFDGSITRYTVDTLQGVLHGQAPGTETPIGLGASVRCVYDPSDAWVVGERE is encoded by the coding sequence ATGACACGCACAAAGCAGACCACGACGAACGACGGCAGCAGCGAGAAGGAAGCCAGAGCGCTCGGTGCCCTCGAACTCCGTGATGTCGACAAGACCTACTCGACCCGCCGCGCCGCGGGTAAGGCCGTCGACGGATTCAGCCTCTCGGTGGAGCCGGGGCAGTTCGTGACGCTCCTCGGCCCGTCCGGCTGCGGCAAGACCACGACGCTGCGAATGATCGCCGGCTTCGAGACGCCGACCGGGGGCGACATCCTCATCGACGGTCGTTCCGTCGTCTCGGTCGCGCCGAACAAACGCCCCATGTCGATGGTGTTCCAGTCATATGCGCTCTTCCCCCACCTCAACGTTCAGGACAACGTCGGATTCGGACTCACCGCCCGGCATGCGAGCAAGATCGAACGGAAGCGGCGCGTGGATGCCGTCATGGAACTGATGGGTATCGCTCAGTACGCTGTGCGATACCCGCATGAGCTGTCCGGCGGACAGCAACAGCGGGTGGCACTTGCCAGGGCCGTGGTGATGGAGCCGAGCATTCTCCTGTTCGACGAGCCGCTGTCGAATCTCGACGCGAAGCTGAGAGTGCGGATGCGCGAGGAGATCCGAGGACTGCAGCAGCGTCTCGGCATCACCTCGGTGTTCGTGACGCACGACCAGTCCGAGGCGATGACGATGTCCGACATCGTCGTGGTCATGAAGGATGGGCGGATCAGGCAAGTCGGAACGCCGCAGGACATCTATCACCGTCCGGCCGACACGTTCGTCGCTTCCTTCCTCGGGACGGCGAACTTCCTCGACGCCGTCATCGACAACGTGGAGGAGGTCGACGGCGCGAGCTTTGCGACCATGTCCATCGGCAGCCAGACCGTCATCGTGCCCTGCGCCGACGACGTCGTGGCGGGCGAGAGCACAAAGGTTCTCATCCGCTCCGAGAACCTGCACATCATCTCGCCTGAGGCGAGCGCCGGTGGGCACGCCTTCCCAGGGACGATCCGCTCGACCTCTTTTGACGGATCCATCACCAGATACACGGTCGACACGCTCCAGGGAGTCCTCCACGGCCAGGCCCCCGGAACGGAGACGCCGATCGGTCTCGGCGCGTCCGTGCGATGCGTCTATGACCCGTCGGACGCATGGGTCGTGGGGGAACGCGAGTGA
- a CDS encoding 2'-5' RNA ligase family protein: MQRFFDLPHAQWRRMDRCLHLYAIPEPSSELLSASDEAIAALREIQGIEVQPPEFVHVTLQRLDAYEEDLRAPAWRKLLAAAPSVLSHRRTFELAFEKPRAMSHAVEAVAEGGVHWARLIADIRQMVLAHLPDGVLVPPPLVPHYSLAYCTEDRSDEPVESALKPTATRTRMRVAEVSLVSVTQAPREGRFSFDVLERWPLGDRLPPSRLAQEQEHVR; this comes from the coding sequence GTGCAGCGATTCTTCGACCTCCCGCATGCGCAGTGGCGTCGCATGGACCGTTGTCTGCACCTCTACGCGATCCCCGAGCCATCGAGTGAGCTGCTCAGCGCATCGGATGAAGCGATCGCAGCGCTCCGGGAGATTCAGGGCATCGAGGTCCAGCCCCCGGAGTTCGTTCACGTGACTTTGCAGCGACTCGATGCCTACGAGGAGGACCTCCGTGCCCCGGCATGGCGGAAGCTCCTCGCGGCGGCACCGTCCGTGCTGTCTCATCGGCGGACGTTCGAGCTGGCGTTCGAGAAGCCACGCGCGATGAGTCACGCGGTGGAGGCGGTCGCGGAGGGCGGCGTCCACTGGGCGAGGCTGATAGCCGACATCAGGCAGATGGTGCTCGCGCACCTTCCGGACGGCGTTCTCGTGCCGCCGCCGCTCGTTCCGCACTACTCTTTGGCCTACTGCACTGAGGACCGATCGGACGAACCCGTCGAGAGTGCGCTGAAGCCCACCGCGACGCGCACGCGCATGCGCGTCGCTGAGGTCTCACTCGTCTCGGTCACGCAGGCTCCGCGCGAGGGCAGGTTCTCCTTCGACGTGCTGGAGCGCTGGCCGCTCGGCGATAGACTTCCTCCGTCGCGTCTCGCACAAGAGCAGGAGCATGTCCGGTGA
- a CDS encoding LacI family DNA-binding transcriptional regulator, whose translation MNFRPAVGLTDVAKAAGVSVATASRALRGADRVSQETVALVRETAARLGYVPDKRAVNLRSHTPAAVGLLLRSAELSFYGAIAAQMQSEVDSHGIDLLIANGGDDRSSQSRAIETLVGHRVAGIVFASGRAAPEAIEKAAASVPTVLVGAVSSVEGIASVVISGESEAQMARAVLEAGHRRVAVTRSLVAGTAVLQRRSERYEETLRLGEARVLALEVGDGQAGLTEQVDRALRQGVTAIMAGDDLTALHILEILAERGVRCPEEISVTGFDGVGVLQSPLFGLTTMKQPVRDLAATATALLLARLTGGPATATQDSIPGRFVPGRTLRNLQRSEYPPST comes from the coding sequence GTGAATTTTCGCCCCGCTGTCGGGCTCACTGACGTCGCGAAGGCCGCCGGGGTCTCGGTGGCCACCGCGAGTCGAGCACTGCGCGGGGCGGACCGGGTCAGCCAGGAGACGGTTGCTCTGGTGCGCGAGACGGCCGCTCGCCTCGGATACGTCCCCGACAAGAGGGCGGTGAACCTGCGAAGTCACACGCCCGCGGCTGTGGGACTGCTCCTGCGCAGCGCTGAGCTCTCCTTCTACGGCGCCATCGCCGCGCAGATGCAGTCGGAGGTCGACTCTCACGGCATCGACCTGCTGATCGCCAACGGCGGAGACGACCGGAGCTCGCAGTCGCGAGCGATCGAGACTTTGGTCGGGCACCGTGTGGCGGGCATCGTCTTCGCTTCTGGCCGCGCAGCGCCGGAAGCGATCGAGAAGGCCGCGGCATCCGTCCCCACCGTTCTCGTCGGCGCCGTCTCCTCGGTGGAAGGCATCGCTTCGGTCGTCATCAGCGGGGAAAGCGAGGCGCAGATGGCTCGTGCCGTTCTCGAGGCCGGCCATAGGCGTGTGGCGGTGACGAGGTCCCTGGTGGCAGGGACAGCAGTGCTCCAACGCCGGTCGGAGCGGTACGAGGAGACGTTGCGTCTCGGTGAGGCCCGTGTTCTCGCCCTGGAAGTCGGTGATGGACAAGCGGGACTCACCGAGCAGGTGGATCGAGCGCTGCGACAGGGGGTGACGGCGATCATGGCCGGCGACGATCTCACGGCGCTGCACATTCTCGAGATCCTGGCGGAGCGAGGTGTCCGGTGTCCGGAGGAGATCTCTGTGACGGGTTTCGATGGCGTCGGTGTACTGCAGTCGCCTCTGTTCGGACTGACGACGATGAAGCAGCCGGTGAGGGACCTGGCCGCCACCGCCACCGCATTGCTACTCGCTCGTCTGACGGGAGGTCCGGCGACGGCGACGCAGGACAGCATCCCGGGGCGGTTCGTGCCAGGGCGCACGCTGCGCAACCTTCAGCGCAGCGAGTACCCGCCGTCGACGTAG
- a CDS encoding SDR family oxidoreductase, with protein MSLSTDPLDARLRDRTVVLIGGGSGIGLEVARRSLALGAEVVLGGRTPSRLEAAVAELGPRARWNTVDTSDDESVTRFFADIPTVDGIFTTAADYVVGSMRDLDPQAAASPFESKFWGQYRVVRAALDLLSPDASIVLMSGAASVRPPAAAPAYVAANAAIEGLARGLAVELAPVRVNAVSPGTIDGNLWANRDEAARAAAFAQFSADTLLRRPGTEGEVADAVIHLLVNGYTTGSTLYVDGGYSLR; from the coding sequence ATGTCCCTCTCCACAGACCCCCTCGACGCACGCCTCCGCGATCGGACGGTCGTCCTCATCGGGGGCGGCTCCGGAATCGGCCTCGAGGTCGCACGGCGATCCCTCGCCCTCGGAGCCGAGGTCGTGCTCGGCGGCCGCACGCCGAGCCGTCTCGAGGCGGCCGTCGCCGAACTCGGCCCGCGGGCGCGGTGGAACACGGTCGATACCTCCGACGACGAGTCGGTCACCCGCTTCTTCGCCGACATCCCGACCGTCGACGGGATCTTCACCACCGCGGCCGACTATGTCGTCGGGTCGATGCGGGACCTGGATCCGCAGGCGGCCGCTTCCCCCTTCGAGTCGAAGTTCTGGGGTCAGTACCGGGTCGTGCGCGCCGCCCTGGACCTGCTCTCCCCCGATGCCTCGATCGTGCTGATGTCCGGGGCGGCGAGCGTGCGCCCTCCCGCTGCGGCGCCCGCGTACGTCGCCGCGAATGCGGCGATCGAAGGGCTCGCTCGCGGTCTGGCCGTGGAACTCGCCCCGGTGCGCGTCAATGCCGTGTCACCCGGGACGATCGACGGGAACCTCTGGGCGAACCGCGATGAGGCGGCCCGCGCGGCTGCGTTCGCGCAGTTCAGCGCCGACACGCTGCTCCGCCGCCCCGGCACCGAGGGCGAGGTGGCGGATGCCGTCATCCACCTGCTCGTGAACGGCTACACGACCGGCTCGACGCTCTACGTCGACGGCGGGTACTCGCTGCGCTGA